The Syntrophotalea acetylenivorans genome contains the following window.
GTTTTGCCGCCTTGCTTGCAACATATGCTCAGAGTTTTTTTGAAAGGAGTTCGCAATGAAATCCATTCATTTTTCTCCGTCATGCATTGTCTGGTTGGTCCTGTTGCTGATTATCGGTTTTGGACGGCAGGCAGTCTATGCCGATTCTGCGGCCGAGATTGACCAAAAGGTCAAGGTGGGGTTGGCGGATCTTTACGCGGGTTCGCCGACGGCACTGGAATTTTCCAAAGTCGCCAAGGGAATCCTGGTGTTTCCGGATGTGGTGAAGGCCGGCCTGGTGATCGGCGGACAATTTGGCGAGGGGGCCCTGCTGGTGGATGGTGCGACCGTCGGCTATTACAACACCGTTGCGGCCTCCTATGGTCTGCAGGTCGGAGCCCAGTCTTTCGGTTACGCCATGTTCCTGATGACCGACGAAGCCTTGAGCTATTTGCAAAAAAGCAGTGGTTGGGAGGTCGGCGTAGGACCCACCATCGTAGTGGTGGATAAGGGAAAGGCGGGCAGTTTGACCACCTCGACCGCTAAGGAAGATATCTACGCCTTCTTCTTTGATCAGAAAGGACTGATGGCAGGTCTTGGGCTACAAGGTTCGAAGATCAGCAAGATAACCCCGGATTGATAACAAGTACCTTGCGCAAGTATTGGAGTCGTCATTCACCGCTGGCAGCACTGTAACGGTTTGTTTATGGGAACTAGATTATAAAAATCACAAACCTGTTAATGGTGTTTTTGTACAGATTTTTGGCAACTGCTCTGGCGCCTCCGGCCGGGGCCATATCACCCAAGATGATGGCCACGATGGCCTACTAAATTTACAGCACTATACGAACTGAACTAACTCATAGGATGGCTAAAAAAAAATTCGTCTTATTAATGCTTGGTGTTTTTCAAGGGCGAAGGCATACATCTCGTATGTCGAGGTCCTGAAAAAATGCCGTAACGCCGTAGAGCGGACCTTTTGCAACGCCATCAAATATGGTCTGGCAGAGTGAGGCCTATCTTTTTCTTGAAAGGAGAAACAAAAATGAAGCAAACCTTGATGGTCGCATGTGTTTCGATTTTTTTGTTCATGGCGGTTTCGTTATCCTTTGCAGATTCGCATGAAATGAAGAAGGAAATGGCCAAAGTTGCAAAACCTCTCTCCCTGATTACCGAAACGCCACAGCAAGGATTTGACCTGGCTGTTAAATTAGCCCGCATCGGAGTTAAAACGACCCAGCCAGACAAAGAGGTTTTGTTTAAATTGCGTGAAATTTATGCCAATGATGCCGATTCGCTCATTGCCTGCTCGCAGGTGATCGCCATTCACTTCCAAACAGTTGCGGCTGCGAATAATTATTGGAGAGGGAGTAAGTAGATAGAGGTGTCTTTGGGGTGGTTTCTTTGGGGGCGAACCAAGGTAAATGCCTGGGCTTTAATTATTAATAGACATGACAGGCCTTGTTTTTATCGGTAAAAATGAGCCTCTAAGAATTGTGAGAACGAACTGACAATCTTTACAGAACTGAATTTGGGCATCAAGTTGGCTATTTATGCCCAAATTACAGCAATTTCCTTGATGCTTTGCTCATAGATTCAATGGGTTAGCTTGGTCCGAACCCAAGATTCAGACCCGGCGGTTTTATTATTGCTGTGTTCAATATATGGCAAACACTGGTAGGTAAGGGGCATTAGACAGTGCCACTTGGCGTTAATGCTTAACCAACGGCACCCGTAAGTAGGGGTGCCGCTTTTTCTGTGCTGCCAACCAAAAAGTTTGTTGCGATATGACTTTCCAGCGTCGTGTCGGCAAGAATACCTTCCGCTTGGATTTGGCTCGTAGGCATGTTTCAACTTCAAGAAATTCAAACCGTACGGCCAATTGTCCTGCTTGGTTAAGGGGCGACTGTACATCGCATTCAATTTCGGGCAAAATGTAAGTTTATTGTGAACAACTTCCTATACTGTTATAGCTAATCCCCGTTTTAACTGAACGAAAGGAACAATCCCTTCATGCGTACCTTGATCTGCGGCTCCTTTGCTTACGACAACATCATGGTCTTCGGTGACCGTTTTAAAAATCACATCCTGCCCGACCAGGTGCATATCCTTAACGTCTGTTTTCTGGTTCCGGAGATGCGCCGCGAGTTCGGCGGCTGCGCCGGCAATATCGCCTACGGTCTCAAGTTGCTTGGTGGCCAGCCCCTGCCCATGGCCACCGTCGGTCAGGATTTCGCTCCCTATCGGCAGTGGATGGAGAGTTGCGGCATCGACGGCACGTATGTGACCGAGGTGGACAATACCCTTACCGCCCAGGCCTATATCACCACCGACCTGGACGATAACCAGATCACGGCCTTTCATCCCGGTGCCATGGGGTTCGCCCATCGCAACGCTATCGATGAAGTGGCGGACGTTGCCCTGGGGATCGTCTCTCCAGACGGTCGCGAAGGCATGATCGAACATGCCGCCCAGTTCGCTGCGGCCGATATTCCTTTTATTTTTGATCCCGGTCAGGGGTTGCCCATGTTCAGCGGCGAAGAGCTGAGCAATTTTATCGATCAGGCCACCTGGGTGACGGTCAACGACTACGAATGGCAGCTGCTGCAGGAAAAGACCGGGCTGTGTGTGGCGGAGATCACCGAGCGGGTCGAGGCGCTGATCGTTACCCGCGGCGCAAAGGGGTCGGTCATTTACAGTAATGGCGACGAATACCTGATTCCCACCGTGACTCCGGGCGAGGTCAACGATCCCACAGGTTGCGGAGATGCGTATCGGGCCGGTCTAATCTATGGCCTGAACCAGGGGTTCGATTGGGAAACTACCGGACGCATTGCCTCACTGATGGGATCGATCAAGATCGAGCACAACGGCACCCAGAATCATCAGTTTACCCTGGATGAGTTTCGCCAGCGGTACGAGACGGAGTTTGGCAGCAGCTTTTAGCTTCGCAGATCCCCGGCCGGTAGCGGCAACCCCTACCGCAACGGCTTTGCATCTGTGTTGTTAGGTTTTAAAACCCAGCAAAAAATAGACCTCAGGCTCGCAAGTGATATGAACCAATCGCTTTAGCGCCAAATTGTCAGAAGAGAGGGCGCCGAAAAGAAACTGCCGTTGTTGAGGCACGGCCCAACGGTCGTTGCTTTCGCTGTCCGGACAAGCTGCTGCTCCACGCAGTGGCAGCCATTTTTGCCTACTTTTGTTGGCTCGGACAAAAGTAGGGCGTCCGGCGGGACGCGACCCGCCGATTTTGAGACTTGCGCGGTTACTCTAAGGAAAAACCATGATCAAAATGTTCGTGGTAATTTTGGGCGTCAGCCTTGGGGCCGCCCTTGGTTGGTGGCTCGGTATCAAGGTCGGTCTGATGACCGGCTATTTTGCCGCGGTTTTTGGCGCCTCCATCGGCCTATATCTCAGCCGCCAGTATATCCGCAATTACTTAGATTAATCCGCATTTGGAAGCTGACTATAGCCTGCTCTCCATCCTTCCTGCCGAAAGAAGATTCAATGACCGAGGAAAACCCCACATCCCCTTATCTGGGCCGCCCCGGCGTTCCGCTGCCTACCGGCAATGACCTGTTGCAAAACCCGATGCTCAACAAGGGTACCGCCTTCAGTTGCGCTGAACGGGAGTCTTTAGGCCTTATCGGTTTGTTACCGGCTCATGTTTCGACCATGGACGATCAGGTCAGCCGGGTGATGGAAGGGGTGCGCCGCAACAATACCGCGCTCGGTAAATATATCGCCATGATGGCTTTGTTCGATCGGAACCGTGCGTTGTTTTATCGGGTAGTGACCGATCATCTGCAGGAGCTGATGCCGGTCATCTACACCCCTACCGTCGGTCAGGCCTGCAAGCAGTTTTCTCATATTTATCGCAAGGGACGGGGCCTCTATCTCTCGGCGGTCCATAAGGGGCGCATCGCCGAACTGCTGCGCAACTGGAGCTACGAGGATGTGCGCATGGTGGTGGTGACCGATGGTGAGAGGATTCTCGGCCTGGGAGATCTCGGTGTCGACGGTATGGGCATTCCTGTGGGCAAGCTCTCTCTCTATACGGCTTGTGCCGGTATTCATCCGACCTACTGCCTGCCGGTGACCATCGACGTCGGTACCAACAACGATGAGTTGCTGCGGGATCCTCTCTATCTGGGAATGCGTCAGCCCCGCATCCGGGGCGCCGAGTACGATGAACTGATCGAGGAATTCGTCCTGGCGGTACAGGAAGTTTTTCCCCGGGCGGTGATTCAGTTCGAGGATTTTGCCAACTGCAATGCTTTTCGTCTGCTGAAGACCTATCAAAATCGCGTCTGCTGTTTCAACGATGATATTCAAGGTACGGCCAGTGTCGCTCTGGCCGGTATTTACGCTGCCCTGCGTCTGACCGGAAGTACTCTGACGGAGCAGACCTTTCTGTTCCTCGGTGCCGGTGAAGCCGGAACGGGAACCGGGAGCCTGCTGGTGGCCGCTTTGATGGCCGAAGGTCTGAGTGAGGAGCAGGCCCGTCAGCGTTGCTGGTTTGTCGATTCCAAGGGGCTGGTGGTGAAAAATCGGAAGGAATTGGCGATTCATAAGCGCCCCTTTGCCCACGACTACCCGCAGCAGACCGATTTGCTTAGAGCCGTGCGCAGCCTTAAGCCGACGGCTCTGATCGGCGTTTCCGGTCAGGGACAGGCATTTAACCATGCGGTGATGGCCGAGATGGCGTCCCTCAATAAACGGCCGATCATCTTTGCCCTGTCCAATCCCACCAGTAATTCGGAATGTACCGCCGAGCAGGCCTATGCCGCCACCGGCGGCCGGGCGATCTTTGCCAGCGGCAGCCCCTTTGCTCCGGTGGCTCTGGATAAACGCATTCTGGTGCCGGGCCAGGGCAACAATGTCTATATCTTTCCCGCCATCGGCCTGGCCGCCATGGCCACCGGGGCGGAACGTATAACCGATGAGATGTTCCTGGCGGCGGCGCGGGCTCTGGCCGCGCAGGTAACCGATGCCGACCTGGCTCAATCTTCGGTATATCCCCCCCTGACAAAAATTCGCGAAGTCTCCGCCAGCATTGCCGTGGCTGTGGCAGAACTGGTATACGAGCGAGGTCTGGCTCGTACGAAGCGACCGGCCGATCTGCTAAACTATATTTACACGTGGATGTACCAGCCGGCCTATCCCGACTACGTTTAAGTAAGGTATAAAAGCAGCTTCTGCTCTTATGAAGGCCGGTGATGCCAATTTTCAGGAAAGGAAACCGAGCCTTATGGCCCGATGTGTTTTTATCGATTTAAGCGGTACCCTGCATGTAGGTCGCACGCCTCTGCCCGGAGCTATCGAGGCGGTGAATCGCTTGCGGCACGAGGGCTACCGGGTGCGTTTTGTCAGCAATACTTCCAGCAAAAGTCTCCGTTATCTGCAGAAGGTTTTGAGCGAAATCGGTTTCGATATAGCCCTTGAAGAACTCTTTACCGCGCCCCTGGTGGTGCGGCGGCACCTGCTCAAGCACAACCTGAGACCCTACCTGCTGGTCCATCCCGATCTGGAAGAAGATTTTTCCGACCTGCATCAGCAAGACCCTAATGCGGTGGTGGTTGGCTGTGCCCTGCAGCACTTTACTTACGCTAATCTCAACCACGCCTTTCGCCTTCTTAAGGGGGGGCGCAACTCATTGCTACCGGCCGCACCGCCTGTTTCGAAGGCCGCGACGGTTTGCAACTCGATGCCGGCCCCTTTGTCGCTGCCCTCGAATACGCTGCCGGCACAAAGGCACTGGTGCTCGGTAAACCTTCTCCCGATTTCTTTGCCGCCGCTCGGGAAGAGTTCAGCTGTCCGCTGGAACGGGTCACCATGATCGGTGACGATGCCCGCTCCGACGTAGGGGCGGCCCTGAAAGCCGGCATGCGTGGTATTCTGGTACAAACCGGCAAGTACCGGCCGGGTGACGAGGCCCTGATCGGACACGCCAATGCTCTTGTCGTTGCCGATATGAACGAGGCCGTGGAAAAAATACTGAACGGCGATTGAGGCAAAGGCTTAATAGAAGCAGGAGCAGCCGCAGCCTTCTCTTTGACATCCAATCCTGGAGCCACACCGGTCAAGACAGGCTTTGCCGGGTACGATTTTCAAAGGCGGGCCGGAGCAGGAAGAGGAGGACTTATGAAAAATATCATCGTACTGTTGCTTGGGCTTATAGGTGTTATCTATCTATTCAATCCGGGCGCCGGTTTCTTTGAGTTGATTCCGGACAACTTGCCATTTATCGGAAATTTGGATGATGCCGCTGCCTTGGCTCTACTGGTTATGTGTCTGCAGCATTTCGGTATCAATCTGCCGGACCTGTTCGGCCGCAAAAAATATAAAAAAGACTGAGCAAGGAGATGCCGTCAGGTGCGAATTGAATTCGAGGAGGTAGGTTTTTGAGTAAAACGGCAAAAAGACGCTTTTCCAACGAATTGCCTTCAGCATTGGAGAACACGGCACAGTTGAATGGGGAGCTGCAAGACCGTCAACCGGTAGTTTTTCTCGATTTTGATGGTACTTTGACCCCCATTGTAGACCGGCCTGAATTAGCGGAGATTTCGCCGGAAATGCGGGACTCGGTACATCGACTTGGGAAATGCTGCATTCTGGCCATTGTCAGTGGCCGGGACTTGGATGATGTGCGGGTCAAGGTCGGCATCGACGAGGTTTACTATGCCGGAAGTCACGGATTTCATATTGCAGGGCCGGCTGGATTCGGTCACGAATTGCAACAGGGCAGCCAGTTTCTGCCCTCTTTGGATAAGGCGGAACAGGCCCTGCTGAGGCAGCTCAGCCAGATTCCCGGAGCCCAGGTAGAACGGAAAAAATTCGCTGTGGCGATCCATTTTCGGCGGGTGGCTAATGAACAGGTGGATGCAGTGACGGCGGTGGTCGACAGGGTACTGGCAGATAGCGAGGGGTTGCGCAAGACGGGTGGCAAGAAGATCTTTGAATTACGGCCCGACATCGACTGGGACAAGGGAAAAGCAGTGAATTGGCTGCTGGGGAAGCTGCAGCTGGCTAAGCACAAGGCTGTGCCAATCTATGTCGGCGATGATTTGACCGACGAGGACGCCTTTCGCGAACTGCAGCATCGGGGTATCGGGATTCTGGTGCGGGACGAAGTTCGACCGACCCTGGCCCGCTATGCCCTTGATAGCGTTGATGAGGTGGGTACCCTGTTACGACGTTTGGCGACTCTGTTCGAATAGGGAGGTCGCTAAAGTACAAAAACGAACCGTCCGGTGCAAAGATCACCGGGCGGTTTTTTGTTGGCAGTGCCCTGAATAACTTCGCAGGGGTAGATGGCGGGCATTATCTGGAAAAGACTTCTCAGGGCGAAGCTTCAAGAGCACGCAATAAAGCCAGGGGATCGACCTTGCAGTCATGTACCCGCGCTCCCCAGTGCAGGTGGGGGCCGCTGGCCCGGCCTGTGGCACCGGCAAGGCCGATGGTCTGACCGGCAATGACCCGCTCCCCTTCGCTAACGTTGATAGTGGAAAGATGAAAATACATGGTGAGGATACCCATGCCGTGATCGATGTAAACACTCTTGCCGGCAAAGAAGTGATCGGCTACCAGTACCACCTGCCCGCCGCCAGCGGCGGCCACCGGCTCACCGAGCCGGGCTCTCTGATCGACGCCGCTATGATAGCTGCGAGGCTGACCGTTGAGAATGCGCTGCACGCCGAAGGGGGAAAGTATTTTACCGGTCACCGGTAGTTGAAAGGCTTCTTTCCAGAGCCTCTCCTGCTGGGGGCGGGCAAAGACTCTATTCAATTCGGCTCGCTCGCGACGGTGGCGATCCATGGACTGTCGGTCGGGGCTTACCTGTCGCGGAGGCAGGCTGATGTGCTGCTCGGGAAAGGTCTTCTTTGCGATTTGCAGGTTAACCAAATGGCTGCGGCGAAGGCCATTTCGAAAAATGATATTTAGCTTGGCCTGGTGGTTTCCTGCCGTTATGTCTCTTGGAATACCGATCAGGGCCGCCATCCGTCCCTCCGGCAGGGTTGTCAGAGAAATTTGCCGGTTCTGCCATGTCAGGGTGGCGCCGAAGAATGCTGTAGCCGGGTTTAATTCGATCCTCGCTACGTCGCCCGGCTGTAGGATAGCCGGATGTACGACAACGGACCACTCAGCCGCCGTTGCCTGACGCTGTTGAGGAAAGATCAGCAGCAGAGCCATGATTGCTAAGAGATAAATTGCCAGATGATATTTCTTGACTAGGACACGCATTTATTTTCATAGATTAAGTGTAAGGTGTTGCGCTCTTTCCCGATTGGCTTATCCTTTTACCACAAAATTGCAGGTACACGCCACGGTACAAAAAGTGTTGGGAAACGTACCGTGTCATTGGGCTAACAGCGGACCCGGGGAGACTAAAGTGAAGAGCCTGTTTTTGATTGTTCTGGGAATTATTGGATTTTGTGGGAATGCCGCTGCCGAAACTTCAGTATGGGTAGTTCGTCAGGGTAATTTGGTGACCTACCTGGGGGCACCTGTCATGTGCTGCGCCCAGAGGATTATCCCTTGCCGGTTGAATTCGAGAGGGCTTATCAAGCGGCTGAAAAAATTGTCTTCGAAGCCGATCCCGGCCAGTTAAACAGTCCGAAAATGCAGCAACTGATCGCTCACAAGGCCTTTTATCATGATGGCACCACACTGGAAGACATTCTGCAACCGCAAACCTATCGGCTGCTGCAGGAGCATTGCCAGCGCCGTAATCTTCAGCTGAGCGCTTTTATCCGCCTTAAGCCTGCCATGGCGTCTCTGACCCTTCTGGCCATTGAGCTGCAACGTCATGGCATTGTCCAGGGTGGAGTCGATCTGCATTTTTACCAGAAGTCTGTGACCGATGGAAGGGAGCGGGAGGCCCTGGAAACCATGGAACAGCAGATGGAATTTATGATGGGCATGGCCCAAGGTCGCGAAGACCGCTTTATGCAACATTCTCTCGGTGAGTTGAATCGACTCGACGAAATTTTCCATGGTCTGATAGTTGCCTGGCGCGGCGGGGACGAAAAAGCCATCGCCAGGCTGGTCACGGATGATTTCAAGGGGCAGTTTCCGGAGATTTACGGCAGGCTTTTCAGCGAGCGAAATGCTGCCTGGTTACCGGTTATTAAAGGTTTTATAGAGACGCCGGAGACGGAACTGATCCTGGTTGGAGTCGGTCACCTGGTCGGTGAGGAGGGTTTGGTGGAGGCTCTGCGCCGGGATGGTTATCAGGTGCAAAAGCTACAGCTGTAACCTTAGCAATCACGACACCTTGCTATGGGTCGTTTCAGACTTAGATCAATAGAGTACTGAGTTTACGCCAAAGACCTTCCGTAAAACGGGAGGTCTTTGGCTTGCTATGTGGGTTGAACCCGTGATGAGGAAGGTATTGCCTTAGCTAGGGGTCAAATAACGGTCAAAAATTCCGCGAATTTTCTCCGTGGTTTGCCGGTAATCGGCCAGTAGCTGTTCTTCCGGATGGTCTCCTGCATAGTCGAGACGATGGGCC
Protein-coding sequences here:
- a CDS encoding YSC84-related protein, which produces MKSIHFSPSCIVWLVLLLIIGFGRQAVYADSAAEIDQKVKVGLADLYAGSPTALEFSKVAKGILVFPDVVKAGLVIGGQFGEGALLVDGATVGYYNTVAASYGLQVGAQSFGYAMFLMTDEALSYLQKSSGWEVGVGPTIVVVDKGKAGSLTTSTAKEDIYAFFFDQKGLMAGLGLQGSKISKITPD
- a CDS encoding hexameric tyrosine-coordinated heme protein, with amino-acid sequence MAKVAKPLSLITETPQQGFDLAVKLARIGVKTTQPDKEVLFKLREIYANDADSLIACSQVIAIHFQTVAAANNYWRGSK
- a CDS encoding carbohydrate kinase family protein, translating into MRTLICGSFAYDNIMVFGDRFKNHILPDQVHILNVCFLVPEMRREFGGCAGNIAYGLKLLGGQPLPMATVGQDFAPYRQWMESCGIDGTYVTEVDNTLTAQAYITTDLDDNQITAFHPGAMGFAHRNAIDEVADVALGIVSPDGREGMIEHAAQFAAADIPFIFDPGQGLPMFSGEELSNFIDQATWVTVNDYEWQLLQEKTGLCVAEITERVEALIVTRGAKGSVIYSNGDEYLIPTVTPGEVNDPTGCGDAYRAGLIYGLNQGFDWETTGRIASLMGSIKIEHNGTQNHQFTLDEFRQRYETEFGSSF
- a CDS encoding NAD-dependent malic enzyme, whose product is MTEENPTSPYLGRPGVPLPTGNDLLQNPMLNKGTAFSCAERESLGLIGLLPAHVSTMDDQVSRVMEGVRRNNTALGKYIAMMALFDRNRALFYRVVTDHLQELMPVIYTPTVGQACKQFSHIYRKGRGLYLSAVHKGRIAELLRNWSYEDVRMVVVTDGERILGLGDLGVDGMGIPVGKLSLYTACAGIHPTYCLPVTIDVGTNNDELLRDPLYLGMRQPRIRGAEYDELIEEFVLAVQEVFPRAVIQFEDFANCNAFRLLKTYQNRVCCFNDDIQGTASVALAGIYAALRLTGSTLTEQTFLFLGAGEAGTGTGSLLVAALMAEGLSEEQARQRCWFVDSKGLVVKNRKELAIHKRPFAHDYPQQTDLLRAVRSLKPTALIGVSGQGQAFNHAVMAEMASLNKRPIIFALSNPTSNSECTAEQAYAATGGRAIFASGSPFAPVALDKRILVPGQGNNVYIFPAIGLAAMATGAERITDEMFLAAARALAAQVTDADLAQSSVYPPLTKIREVSASIAVAVAELVYERGLARTKRPADLLNYIYTWMYQPAYPDYV
- a CDS encoding HAD hydrolase-like protein — translated: MQLDAGPFVAALEYAAGTKALVLGKPSPDFFAAAREEFSCPLERVTMIGDDARSDVGAALKAGMRGILVQTGKYRPGDEALIGHANALVVADMNEAVEKILNGD
- a CDS encoding DUF1232 domain-containing protein, with product MKNIIVLLLGLIGVIYLFNPGAGFFELIPDNLPFIGNLDDAAALALLVMCLQHFGINLPDLFGRKKYKKD
- the otsB gene encoding trehalose-phosphatase, which gives rise to MSKTAKRRFSNELPSALENTAQLNGELQDRQPVVFLDFDGTLTPIVDRPELAEISPEMRDSVHRLGKCCILAIVSGRDLDDVRVKVGIDEVYYAGSHGFHIAGPAGFGHELQQGSQFLPSLDKAEQALLRQLSQIPGAQVERKKFAVAIHFRRVANEQVDAVTAVVDRVLADSEGLRKTGGKKIFELRPDIDWDKGKAVNWLLGKLQLAKHKAVPIYVGDDLTDEDAFRELQHRGIGILVRDEVRPTLARYALDSVDEVGTLLRRLATLFE
- a CDS encoding M23 family metallopeptidase, whose translation is MRVLVKKYHLAIYLLAIMALLLIFPQQRQATAAEWSVVVHPAILQPGDVARIELNPATAFFGATLTWQNRQISLTTLPEGRMAALIGIPRDITAGNHQAKLNIIFRNGLRRSHLVNLQIAKKTFPEQHISLPPRQVSPDRQSMDRHRRERAELNRVFARPQQERLWKEAFQLPVTGKILSPFGVQRILNGQPRSYHSGVDQRARLGEPVAAAGGGQVVLVADHFFAGKSVYIDHGMGILTMYFHLSTINVSEGERVIAGQTIGLAGATGRASGPHLHWGARVHDCKVDPLALLRALEASP
- a CDS encoding TraB/GumN family protein; this translates as MLRPEDYPLPVEFERAYQAAEKIVFEADPGQLNSPKMQQLIAHKAFYHDGTTLEDILQPQTYRLLQEHCQRRNLQLSAFIRLKPAMASLTLLAIELQRHGIVQGGVDLHFYQKSVTDGREREALETMEQQMEFMMGMAQGREDRFMQHSLGELNRLDEIFHGLIVAWRGGDEKAIARLVTDDFKGQFPEIYGRLFSERNAAWLPVIKGFIETPETELILVGVGHLVGEEGLVEALRRDGYQVQKLQL